Proteins encoded by one window of Candidatus Fermentibacter sp.:
- a CDS encoding bi-domain-containing oxidoreductase encodes MLQPGSVRVATAFSAVSPGTEGGKVRAGRMSLLEKAHARPEQARQAVGMVRTLGLVNTIRKVRSKLEGAQPLGYSLSGRVTETCGDCGGLAPGDLVACAGGGYANHADQVVIPVNLTARVPATVGLEDAAFTTLGSIALQGVRLASPTQGECALVIGLGIIGQLACQLLKAGGCRVMGADIDPAAVALAMSAGSADEAVDSGSDAVLPAIEAFSRGRGVDLVLICAGTGSNGPVELAGAACRRRGRVVAVGAVGMDIPREDYYRKEISFTVSCSYGPGRYDPSYEEGGIDYPLPYVRWTEGRNMEAFLDSVASGSVRPSSLVTHRFRLENAPSAYAMIADASEPFCGILLEYPAEPQVRPGAPVILDGGRKAAGGGIGVSFIGTGSFAQTFLLPVITKNRNARPEAICTRSGLTAADAGRRFGFARAVGTPGEVFSDPATDAVFIATRHDRHGPGTLAALSAGRHVFVEKPLCLTIEELAAIRDEYMRTDEPPILMVGFNRRFSRAAAIARDFLRETGQPMVMNYTVAAGRIPPDHWTQDPAQGGGRILGEVCHFVDLLQFLCGGEPVRVAATSLRRDDAAVPSRDNSVLLLDFSTGSAGTISYVADASKRLPKERIEVSAGGRTAVIDNFGRVDLYGPSGKRSVKCRGKGHEEEVGAFLGSIASGVRPIDFRSVAATTLACIRAEECLAAGGGTAGIDAGAFLAAARDA; translated from the coding sequence ATGCTCCAGCCGGGTTCCGTGAGGGTGGCTACGGCGTTCTCCGCCGTGAGCCCGGGCACCGAGGGCGGCAAGGTCAGGGCCGGCCGCATGTCCCTGCTCGAGAAGGCCCACGCCAGGCCCGAGCAGGCCAGGCAGGCCGTCGGCATGGTCCGCACACTCGGCCTCGTGAACACGATCCGGAAGGTCAGGTCCAAGCTCGAGGGGGCGCAGCCCCTGGGATACAGCCTCTCGGGCCGCGTCACGGAGACCTGCGGCGACTGCGGAGGCCTCGCCCCCGGCGACCTCGTGGCCTGCGCGGGGGGCGGATACGCCAACCATGCCGATCAAGTCGTGATCCCCGTCAATCTCACGGCCAGGGTTCCCGCAACGGTCGGGCTGGAAGACGCCGCATTCACCACCCTGGGCTCGATCGCGCTGCAGGGAGTGCGGCTCGCCTCGCCGACACAGGGGGAATGCGCCCTCGTGATAGGCCTCGGGATCATCGGCCAGCTCGCCTGCCAGCTCCTCAAAGCCGGCGGATGCAGGGTCATGGGGGCCGACATCGACCCGGCGGCCGTCGCGCTCGCAATGTCGGCCGGCAGTGCCGACGAGGCCGTAGATTCCGGATCCGACGCGGTGTTGCCCGCCATCGAGGCCTTCTCCAGGGGCAGGGGCGTCGATCTGGTGCTGATCTGCGCCGGCACCGGCAGCAACGGACCGGTGGAACTCGCGGGCGCGGCCTGCCGAAGGAGGGGCAGGGTCGTGGCGGTGGGCGCCGTGGGGATGGACATCCCGCGCGAGGACTACTACCGCAAGGAGATATCCTTCACCGTCTCCTGCTCCTACGGCCCCGGGCGCTACGACCCCTCGTACGAGGAGGGGGGGATCGACTATCCGCTCCCCTACGTCCGGTGGACCGAGGGGCGGAACATGGAGGCCTTCCTCGATTCGGTCGCATCCGGTTCCGTAAGGCCCTCGTCCCTCGTCACGCACAGGTTCCGGCTCGAGAACGCCCCGTCCGCCTACGCCATGATCGCCGACGCATCCGAACCGTTCTGCGGGATCCTCCTCGAGTACCCGGCGGAACCGCAGGTGCGTCCGGGCGCGCCCGTCATCCTCGACGGCGGCAGGAAGGCCGCGGGTGGCGGGATCGGGGTGTCCTTCATCGGCACGGGCTCCTTCGCGCAGACCTTCCTTCTGCCGGTCATCACGAAGAACAGGAACGCCCGCCCGGAGGCCATCTGCACGAGGTCCGGCCTCACTGCGGCGGATGCAGGCAGGCGGTTCGGCTTCGCCAGGGCGGTGGGGACCCCCGGGGAGGTATTCTCGGACCCCGCCACCGACGCGGTCTTCATAGCCACGAGGCACGACAGGCACGGGCCCGGGACTCTCGCGGCGCTCTCGGCAGGCAGGCACGTCTTCGTCGAGAAGCCGCTCTGCCTCACGATCGAGGAGCTCGCGGCGATCCGGGACGAATACATGAGGACCGATGAGCCGCCGATACTCATGGTCGGCTTCAACAGGCGCTTCTCCCGAGCGGCCGCCATCGCGCGCGACTTCCTCCGCGAGACCGGGCAGCCCATGGTGATGAACTACACGGTGGCCGCGGGCAGGATCCCGCCCGACCACTGGACCCAGGACCCGGCGCAGGGCGGGGGCCGGATACTCGGCGAGGTCTGCCACTTCGTCGACCTCCTCCAGTTCCTCTGCGGAGGCGAGCCGGTCAGGGTGGCCGCCACCTCGCTCAGGCGCGACGACGCGGCGGTGCCCTCGCGCGACAACTCGGTCCTGCTCCTCGACTTCTCGACCGGCTCGGCGGGCACGATCTCGTATGTGGCCGATGCCTCGAAGAGGCTGCCCAAGGAGAGGATCGAGGTCTCGGCGGGCGGCAGGACTGCCGTCATCGACAACTTCGGCAGGGTGGACCTGTACGGCCCGTCTGGCAAGAGATCGGTGAAATGCCGCGGCAAGGGCCACGAGGAGGAGGTCGGCGCCTTCCTCGGATCTATCGCTTCCGGGGTCAGGCCAATCGACTTCCGGTCCGTGGCCGCGACCACCCTGGCCTGCATCAGGGCGGAGGAGTGCCTCGCCGCAGGCGGAGGAACCGCCGGGATAGACGCGGGCGCCTTCCTGGCAGCCGCCCGGGATGCATGA